A section of the Mangifera indica cultivar Alphonso unplaced genomic scaffold, CATAS_Mindica_2.1 Un_0013, whole genome shotgun sequence genome encodes:
- the LOC123205694 gene encoding uncharacterized protein LOC123205694 codes for MADEKHSAFKPIITQFQQETTTLQLREEQEQVASLSSVAPQESVQYSDDTSLPPRQEDSLTMEAGCSCFKKEACFCGKDECESGIDFTEEKHELSEELLGCIDDKVTSCDLVSGFSSLEEKWAVCEKKVKAFGVEVEESENSEMGCVADFEKSLKDSVKLEVGSSGIQECNEVNEKKEPDVGGEIVSQFSGCEGNGLVFDGKMQTSGMEVEETGNSEVGCVADFERTWKDSVKLHVCCPGVKECDKFNEEKGSEVKVEMSSVLEGDYEDGKEKKSEALLEAKKKQLLAELEVSCLASQEVYKLGQNNGVKINSASVSDVSGRPSLKIEVVDTALIETVRVPKMIERNMNKGEKEQEVDGKKARRLRRKAKDVKKALEISEKVKNLTGNLDDQNGGLKNGKQEKIMYSRKEMEALRFVSVVEQRKMWRDIYTGLGPVVMTEYDDLASSKQQKHILLNFDPRQNLSRKPEADGILGEECSPNVDNESVYTDECGANGDNLNAGFSTITEGEGSCMVQQGECSEDSDSDEDYSSIQRPAFLVEGEPDFDSGPPEDGLEYLRRVRWEAAHIPKVKVAKRDRSKPSKEQSVYMPQIPDIPCCPEHLMPLKEWEDLFLADFSNLRQVVSAIENPGSQLAGKLQEMIVFHQKNESCQLSETDELLSCQSVDSFSHEITAVERSMLKSEEDEISPCHQNPITSQNDDSINLPTLSAILKMDSVVRVSMLRKRIVSIESLSALSWTDSVWLYSLCAAVDIPLDADTSAALRSLLRKCASLRAGKSELDDEVVMLNILATISGRYFGQAED; via the exons ATGGCTGATGAGAAACACTCTGCCTTCAAACCaataatcactcaatttcaaCAAGAAACCACCACTTTGCAGTTACGAGAAGAGCAAGAACAGGTCGCTTCTCTCTCTTCTGTTGCCCCACAAGAGTCAGTGCAGTACTCTGATGATACTTCTTTACCCCCAAGACAAGAAGACTCTTTAACCATGGAGGCGGGTTGCAGTTGCTTCAAGAAGGAGGCATGTTTTTGTGGTAAAGATGAATGTGAGAGTGGTATTGACTTTACTGAAGAAAAACATGAACTTAGTGAAGAATTGTTGGGCTGTATTGACGATAAGGTCACTTCTTGTGATTTAGTTTCTGGGTTCTCTAGTTTGGAAGAAAAGTGGGCGGTTTGTGAGAAAAAAGTGAAAGCTTTTGGTGTGGAAGTTGAAGAATCAGAGAATAGTGAAATGGGCTGTGTTGCTGATTTTGAAAAGAGTCTGAAAGATTCTGTGAAACTTGAAGTGGGTTCCTCTGGAATTCAAGAATGTAATGAAGTCAATGAAAAGAAGGAGCCTGACGTTGGAGGTGAGATAGTTTCTCAATTTTCTGGATGTGAAGGCAACGGGTTGGTTTTTGATGGAAAGATGCAAACTTCTGGTATGGAAGTTGAAGAAACAGGGAATAGCGAGGTGGGTTGTGTCGCTGATTTTGAAAGGACTTGGAAAGATTCTGTGAAACTTCATGTGTGTTGTCCTGGAGTTAAAGAATGTGATAAGTTCAATGAAGAGAAGGGCTCTGAGGTTAAAGTTGAGATGAGTTCTGTTTTGGAAGGTGACTATGAAGatggaaaagagaagaaatccGAGGCTTTGTTGGAGGCCAAGAAAAAGCAGTTATTGGCTGAACTGGAAGTTTCATGTCTGGCAAGTCAAGAAGTTTACAAACTAGGGCAAAATAATGGTGTGAAGATTAATAGTGCAAGTGTAAGTGATGTGAGTGGTAGGCCTTCTCTCAAGATTGAAGTCGTTGATACAGCATTGATTGAAACTGTTAGGGTACCTAAAATGATAGAGAGGAACATGAACAAAGGGGAAAAGGAGCAAGAAGTGGATGGAAAGAAGGCGAGAAGATTGAGAAGGAAGGCTAAAGATGTGAAAAAGGCTTTGGAGATTAGTGAAAAGGTCAAGAATTTAACTGGTAATTTGGATGATCAAAATGGTggtttaaagaatggaaaacaggaaaaaattatGTACTCCAGGAAGGAGATGGAGGCTTTGAGGTTTGTTAGCGTTGTTGAACAGCGAAAAATGTGGAGGGACATATACACTGGACTTGGACCTGTGGTCATGACTGAGTATGATGACCTGGCTAGCTCCAAGCAGCAGAAGCACATTCTCTTGAATTTTGATCCTCGGCAGAACCTTTCCAGGAAGCCAGAGGCAGATGGGATTCTTG GGGAAGAGTGTTCACCAAATGTGGATAATGAATCAGTATACACAGACGAGTGCGGTGCAAATGGGGATAACCTGAATGCTGGTTTTAGTACCATTACTGAGGGTGAAGGTTCATGTATGGTTCAACAAGGAGAGTGCAGTGAAGATTCTGACAGTGACGAAGACTATTCTAGCATTCAGAGACCTGCATTTTTGGTTGAAGGTGAGCCTGATTTTGATTCTGGACCTCCAGAAGATGGATTAGAATATCTTCGGCGTGTCAG GTGGGAAGCTGCTCACATTCCAAAAGTGAAGGTGGCAAAGCGTGATCGAAGCAAGCCTTCTAAAGAACAGAGTGTTTATATGCCCCAGATTCCTGATATCCCATGCTGTCCAGAACATTTAATGCCTTTGAAAGAATGGGAGGATTTGTTTCTTGCTGACTTTTCAAATCTACGACAG GTTGTGTCAGCTATTGAGAATCCAGGCTCTCAACTTGCTGGTAAACTGCAAGAGATGATTGTTTTTCACCAGAAGAATGAATCCTGTCAGCTCTCTGAAACTGACGAACTTCTTTCCTGTCAGTCTGTTGATAGTTTCAGCCATGAAATTACTGCTGTCGAGCGATCTATGTTAAAATCTGAGGAAGATGAAATTTCTCCGTGCCATCAAAATCCTATAACTTCTCAGAATGATGATTCTATCAACCTCCCTACATTGTCTGCAATTCTAAAGATGGATTCGGTAGTGCGAGTATCAATGCTGAGAAAACGCATAGTGTCTATAGAGTCATTGAGTGCATTGTCCTGGACTGATAGTGTGTGGCTATATTCATTGTGCGCAGCAGTGGATATTCCGCTTGATGCTGACACTTCTGCTGCTCTCCGGAGTCTTCTCCGGAAATGTGCCAGTCTGCGAGCTGGGAAGTCCGAACTGGATGATGAAGTTGTAATGCTGAATATCTTGGCCACAATTTCTGGCCGATATTTTGGGCAAGCTGAAGATTGA